One window of the Shewanella maritima genome contains the following:
- the aroA gene encoding 3-phosphoshikimate 1-carboxyvinyltransferase translates to MKQLRLDPINKINGEINIPGSKSISNRALLLATLARGRTTLTNLLDSDDIRHMLTSLKQLGVNYSLESNNTVCHIDGNGGALTATEAQTLFLGNAGTAMRPLCAALTLGQGEFTLTGEPRMEERPIGDLVDALRQLGADVTYLKNDGFPPLTINATGLNGGEVSIAGDLSSQFLTALLMVAPLTRETVNINITGELVSKPYIDITIKLMAQFGVKVINHNYQRFEIKSGQQYVSPGTVLVEGDASSASYFLAAGAIQGGEVKVTGVGKKSIQGDVKFADALAAMGADIEWGDDYIIARRSSLTAIDMDMNHIPDAAMTIATAALFAKGTTRMTNIYNWRIKETDRLAAMATELRKVGAIVDEGHDYISVTPPETINTAAIDTYNDHRMAMCFSLIAFADCGITINDPDCTSKTFPDYFTQFARLAK, encoded by the coding sequence ATGAAGCAGTTACGTTTAGACCCAATTAATAAGATAAATGGCGAAATCAACATTCCCGGCTCCAAGAGTATTTCTAACCGCGCACTATTATTGGCAACGTTAGCTCGCGGGCGTACAACATTAACTAACCTACTTGATTCAGATGACATCAGGCACATGCTGACATCGTTAAAGCAGCTTGGCGTGAATTATTCGTTGGAAAGTAATAATACGGTTTGTCACATCGATGGCAATGGCGGTGCATTGACTGCTACAGAAGCACAAACACTATTTTTGGGTAACGCGGGCACTGCAATGCGACCACTTTGCGCAGCTTTAACCCTTGGACAAGGTGAGTTCACCCTAACAGGTGAGCCACGTATGGAAGAGCGCCCAATTGGCGACTTAGTGGATGCGCTTCGTCAACTTGGCGCCGACGTGACTTACTTAAAAAATGATGGCTTTCCACCATTAACAATTAACGCAACAGGCCTAAATGGAGGCGAAGTATCTATTGCCGGTGATTTATCCAGTCAGTTCCTTACCGCGTTACTCATGGTCGCGCCGCTAACCCGTGAAACCGTTAATATCAATATTACGGGCGAGCTGGTATCTAAACCTTATATTGATATCACCATCAAATTAATGGCGCAGTTTGGTGTCAAGGTTATCAACCATAATTATCAGCGTTTTGAGATTAAATCTGGCCAGCAATATGTATCGCCAGGCACTGTGCTAGTTGAAGGTGATGCCTCGTCTGCATCGTACTTTTTAGCGGCGGGCGCCATTCAAGGCGGTGAAGTTAAAGTTACCGGTGTAGGTAAAAAGAGCATTCAAGGTGACGTAAAGTTTGCCGATGCCTTGGCGGCAATGGGCGCTGACATTGAGTGGGGCGATGATTATATTATTGCGCGCCGCTCAAGCCTAACCGCAATTGATATGGACATGAACCATATTCCTGATGCAGCGATGACTATTGCAACTGCGGCTTTGTTCGCCAAAGGCACGACGCGTATGACTAACATCTACAACTGGCGCATTAAAGAAACAGATCGTTTAGCTGCGATGGCGACAGAATTACGCAAAGTAGGTGCAATTGTTGATGAAGGGCATGACTACATTAGCGTCACGCCACCTGAGACAATTAACACTGCGGCGATTGACACATACAATGATCACCGTATGGCAATGTGTTTCTCGCTTATCGCATTTGCCGATTGTGGGATCACCATTAACGATCCAGATTGCACATCAAAAACCTTCCCTGATTACTTCACACAGTTTGCGCGTCTCGCAAAGTAG
- the cmk gene encoding (d)CMP kinase: protein MSERAPVITVDGPSGAGKGTISQLLAQHLGWHLLDSGAIYRVLALAAIHHDVELENEEALTLLAAHLDVKFVSSSEGEGSKVVLEGEDVTNAIRTQEVSNAASKVASLPRVREALLRRQRAFSAEPGLVADGRDMGTVVFPKAPLKLFLTASAEERAQRRFNQLQDKGFDVKIDRLLAEIIERDERDMNRAAAPLVPADDAITIDTTGIGIEGVLELVLEQVNKSKIAE, encoded by the coding sequence ATGTCTGAGCGAGCTCCAGTTATCACCGTTGATGGTCCAAGCGGTGCAGGGAAAGGGACGATTAGCCAATTACTGGCACAGCATTTAGGCTGGCATTTATTAGACAGCGGTGCCATTTATCGTGTGTTAGCACTAGCAGCTATTCATCATGATGTTGAACTAGAAAATGAAGAAGCCCTGACGCTTCTAGCTGCACATTTAGACGTGAAATTCGTATCTTCATCAGAAGGTGAAGGTAGCAAGGTGGTATTAGAGGGCGAAGATGTAACCAATGCAATTCGTACTCAAGAAGTATCTAACGCCGCTTCAAAAGTCGCTTCTTTACCTCGCGTGCGAGAAGCTTTATTACGACGCCAGCGTGCATTTAGTGCAGAGCCTGGTTTAGTCGCAGACGGTCGTGACATGGGCACAGTTGTGTTCCCAAAAGCACCGCTTAAATTATTCCTAACAGCCTCGGCTGAAGAGCGTGCCCAAAGACGCTTTAATCAGTTGCAGGACAAGGGCTTCGATGTTAAAATCGACCGCCTTTTAGCGGAAATTATTGAGCGTGATGAACGTGATATGAACCGCGCAGCTGCGCCTCTTGTGCCAGCTGATGATGCCATTACCATTGATACAACGGGTATTGGTATTGAAGGTGTGCTCGAGTTAGTACTCGAGCAAGTAAACAAATCTAAAATCGCTGAGTAG
- the rpsA gene encoding 30S ribosomal protein S1 has protein sequence MTESFADLFEQSLNELEFRPGSIVRGTVVAIENGMVLVDAGLKSESPISADEFKNAQGVLEIQVGDEVDVALDSVEDGFGETQLSREKAKRHEAWIVLEKAYEDAETVIGVINGKVKGGFTVELNGIRAFLPGSLVDVRPVRDTAHLEYKELEFKVIKLDQKRNNVVVSRRAVIESESSAERDALLENLQEGQAVKGIVKNLTDYGAFVDLGGVDGLLHITDMAWKRVKHPSEIVNVGDEINVKVLKYDRERTRVSLGLKQLGEDPWLEISKRYPENTKLTGRVTNLTDYGCFVEIEEGVEGLVHVSEMDWTNKNIHPSKVVNLGDEVEVLVLDIDEERRRISLGLKQCKTNPWDDFASKFNKGDKVSGKIKSITDFGIFIGLDGGIDGLVHLSDISWNGTGEDAVSEYKKGDEIHAVVLSVDPERERISLGVKQTEDDPFNAYLADKKKGTIVNGTVSAVDAKGVTVELAETVEGYIRVADISAERIEDASTEFSVGDAVEAKFMGVDRKNRSISLSIRAKDEAEQKEAIASLNKQEDASIGNAMAEAFKAARK, from the coding sequence ATGACTGAATCTTTTGCTGATTTATTTGAACAATCTTTAAACGAACTTGAGTTCCGCCCTGGTTCTATCGTACGTGGTACTGTTGTTGCTATCGAAAACGGTATGGTACTAGTTGACGCTGGTCTTAAGTCTGAAAGCCCTATCTCTGCTGACGAATTCAAAAACGCTCAAGGCGTTCTTGAAATTCAAGTTGGCGACGAAGTAGACGTAGCTCTTGACTCTGTTGAAGATGGTTTTGGTGAAACTCAACTATCTCGCGAGAAAGCTAAGCGCCACGAAGCTTGGATTGTTCTAGAAAAAGCTTACGAAGATGCTGAAACTGTAATCGGTGTCATCAATGGTAAAGTTAAAGGTGGTTTCACTGTTGAATTAAACGGTATCCGTGCCTTCTTACCAGGTTCTCTAGTAGACGTTCGCCCAGTTCGCGACACTGCTCACCTAGAGTACAAAGAGTTAGAATTCAAAGTAATCAAACTTGACCAGAAGCGTAACAACGTTGTTGTTTCTCGTCGTGCTGTTATCGAATCAGAAAGCAGTGCAGAGCGTGATGCTCTTCTTGAAAACCTTCAAGAAGGTCAAGCAGTTAAAGGTATCGTTAAGAACCTTACTGACTACGGTGCATTCGTAGACCTAGGTGGCGTTGACGGTCTTCTACATATCACTGATATGGCTTGGAAGCGCGTTAAGCACCCATCTGAAATCGTAAACGTTGGTGACGAAATCAACGTTAAAGTTCTTAAGTACGATCGTGAGCGCACTCGTGTTTCACTAGGTCTTAAGCAACTAGGCGAAGATCCATGGTTAGAAATCAGCAAGCGCTACCCAGAAAACACTAAGTTAACTGGTCGCGTTACTAACCTAACTGACTACGGTTGTTTCGTTGAAATCGAAGAAGGCGTTGAAGGTCTTGTTCACGTTTCTGAAATGGATTGGACTAACAAGAACATCCACCCATCTAAGGTTGTTAACCTAGGTGACGAAGTAGAAGTTCTAGTTCTAGACATCGATGAAGAACGTCGTCGTATCTCTCTAGGTCTTAAGCAATGTAAGACTAACCCATGGGATGACTTCGCTTCTAAGTTCAACAAGGGCGACAAAGTTTCAGGTAAGATCAAGTCTATCACTGACTTCGGTATCTTCATCGGTCTTGACGGCGGCATCGACGGTCTTGTTCACCTCTCTGACATTTCTTGGAACGGTACTGGCGAAGACGCTGTATCTGAGTACAAGAAAGGTGACGAAATCCACGCAGTTGTTCTTTCAGTTGACCCAGAGCGTGAGCGTATCTCTCTAGGCGTTAAGCAAACTGAAGACGATCCATTCAACGCTTACTTAGCAGATAAGAAGAAAGGTACTATAGTAAATGGTACAGTTTCTGCAGTTGACGCTAAAGGTGTTACTGTTGAGCTTGCTGAAACTGTAGAAGGTTACATCCGTGTAGCTGACATTTCTGCTGAGCGCATCGAAGATGCTTCTACTGAATTCTCAGTAGGCGACGCAGTTGAAGCTAAGTTCATGGGTGTTGATCGTAAGAACCGTTCTATCAGCCTGTCTATCCGCGCGAAAGACGAAGCTGAGCAGAAGGAAGCGATCGCTTCACTGAACAAGCAAGAAGATGCTTCAATCGGCAACGCAATGGCTGAAGCATTCAAAGCAGCTCGCAAGTAA